In the genome of Raphanus sativus cultivar WK10039 chromosome 4, ASM80110v3, whole genome shotgun sequence, one region contains:
- the LOC108853034 gene encoding uncharacterized protein LOC108853034 produces MSTIMQKIKEIEDELSWAQKGEVFQTPKSKSFEIQVRQQGVFFFLYPSFTVAIDLRSLIILLVSFCCAAYTLDEVNEKTKAFRESAMKPPPPAPLDSSSAIDKYQAMLYSAAIKVMATVEKPIDSSHGDSATSSNQVHINTYKHMYAKYESLNELDMSINIQTYVGLGHTGIDREILESFHGYTSSVGVVNICKYHRG; encoded by the exons ATGTCGACTATTATGCAGAAGATCAAAGAAATCGAAGATGAG TTGTCGTGGGCTCAGAAAGGAGAAGTGTTTCAGACTCCCAAATCCAAAAGCTTCGAGATTCAGGTTAG ACAACAAGGTGTGTTCTTTTTCCTTTATCCTAGTTTCACTGTTGCAATCGATCTTAGATCTCTCattattcttcttgtttcatTTTGTTGTGCAGCTTACACATTGGATGAAGTGAATGAAAAGACTAAGGCCTTCCGTGAATCTGCTATGAAGCCACCACCACCTGCTCCTCTTGATTCTTCCTCAGCCATTGAT AAATATCAGGCAATGTTGTACTCTGCTGCCATCAAAG TGATGGCTACTGTGGAGAAGCCTATTGATTCAAGCCATGGTGATTCTGCCACTTCTTCAAATCAGGTACATATAAACACATACAAACATATGTATGCAAAGTACGAATCTTTGAATGAATTAGACATGTCTATAAACATACAAACATATGTTGGTTTAGGTCACACTGGAATCGATAGAGAGATCTTGGAATCCTTTCATGGTTATACTTCCTCTGTTGGTGTTGTGAACATATGTAAATATCACAGAGGATGA